One genomic segment of Gemmatimonadota bacterium includes these proteins:
- a CDS encoding NAD(P)-dependent glycerol-3-phosphate dehydrogenase: MKCTVVGAGAWGTALANLLAENGHQTTLWAFEPDVSESVSAHRENRRFLPGIPLHPELRASSALDLACEGAELVLFAPPSHVLRQVAAQAARWIPESARLVVATKGIERDRLALMTDVVGEEIPGRAIVALSGPSFAIEVAQHLPTAIVAASADAAAALHTQQALSTSAFRVYTQTDVIGVELGGALKNVMAVATGIADGLQLGFNARAALITRGLAEMTRLGVKLGAEPATFAGLAGVGDLVLTCTGSLSRNRSVGIEIGRGATLSEVLQGRETVAEGVTTTESAKALAAREGIEMPIVNAVHRVLFEKQPARWALVELMTRDLKGEHE, translated from the coding sequence ATGAAGTGCACCGTCGTCGGCGCGGGCGCGTGGGGTACCGCACTCGCCAACCTGCTGGCCGAGAACGGCCACCAGACCACGCTGTGGGCGTTCGAGCCCGACGTCTCCGAGTCCGTCAGCGCCCACCGCGAGAACCGCCGCTTCCTGCCCGGCATCCCGTTGCATCCCGAGCTGCGCGCGAGCTCGGCCCTCGATCTGGCCTGCGAGGGCGCCGAGCTGGTGCTCTTCGCGCCGCCGAGCCACGTGCTGCGGCAGGTGGCCGCCCAGGCCGCGCGCTGGATCCCGGAGTCCGCACGCCTCGTCGTCGCCACCAAGGGCATCGAGCGCGACCGGCTCGCGCTCATGACCGATGTGGTGGGCGAGGAGATCCCGGGTCGCGCGATCGTCGCGCTCTCCGGTCCCAGCTTCGCGATCGAGGTCGCGCAGCACCTGCCCACGGCGATCGTCGCCGCGTCGGCCGATGCCGCGGCGGCGCTCCACACCCAGCAGGCGCTCAGCACCTCGGCCTTCCGCGTCTACACGCAGACCGACGTCATCGGCGTCGAGCTCGGGGGCGCCCTCAAGAACGTGATGGCGGTCGCGACGGGGATCGCGGACGGCCTGCAGCTGGGGTTCAACGCCCGCGCCGCCCTCATCACGCGCGGGCTCGCCGAGATGACGCGCCTCGGTGTGAAGCTCGGCGCCGAGCCGGCCACCTTCGCTGGCCTCGCGGGCGTCGGCGACCTCGTGCTCACCTGCACGGGGTCGCTCTCGCGCAACCGCTCGGTCGGCATCGAGATCGGTCGCGGCGCCACGCTCTCGGAGGTGTTGCAGGGGCGTGAGACCGTCGCCGAGGGCGTGACGACCACCGAGAGCGCGAAGGCCCTCGCCGCGCGCGAGGGGATCGAGATGCCCATCGTGAACGCCGTCCACCGCGTGCTCTTCGAGAAGCAGCCGGCGCGCTGGGCGCTCGTCGAGCTCATGACGCGCGACCTGAAGGGAGAGCACGAGTGA
- a CDS encoding MerR family transcriptional regulator, which translates to MTTPKGEPVREFFSIGDVCELTELKPHVLRYWESQFRVLSPAKNRSGNRVYTRREVEFVHLIKHLLYTEKYTIEGAKQKIDEHRKGGGVKPAARMGLDAETVQLLEQDLRGILAILEARD; encoded by the coding sequence GTGACCACGCCCAAGGGCGAGCCGGTCCGCGAGTTCTTCTCCATCGGCGACGTCTGCGAGCTCACCGAGCTCAAGCCGCACGTGCTGCGGTACTGGGAGAGCCAGTTCCGCGTGCTCAGCCCGGCCAAGAACCGCTCCGGCAATCGCGTCTACACCAGGCGCGAGGTCGAGTTCGTGCACCTGATCAAGCACCTGCTCTACACGGAGAAGTACACGATCGAGGGTGCGAAGCAGAAGATCGACGAGCACCGGAAGGGCGGGGGCGTGAAGCCCGCGGCGCGGATGGGACTCGACGCCGAGACCGTGCAGCTGCTCGAGCAGGACCTCAGGGGGATCCTCGCGATCCTCGAAGCACGCGACTGA
- the surE gene encoding 5'/3'-nucleotidase SurE: protein MRLLLSNDDGILARGLETLEKAAAPLGDVWVVAPDREQSATSHSLTLHHPLRPVQLGPQRWQIDGTPTDCVMVAIEALLPHRPDFVLSGINHGPNMGEDVLYSGTVAAAMEGLALGVPSIAVSFAGRILRSDDHLLEDHIPTLTRLLQHLTSLNAFPADTLLNVNIPAVPANEVKGIKLTRLGRRVFSDSLTKMKDPWGREIVWIGGGSVAWSGSDDSDFRAVRDGYVSVTPLHLDLTAKDRLDDAERWWRPL from the coding sequence ATGCGCCTCCTGCTCAGCAACGACGACGGCATCCTCGCCCGCGGCCTCGAGACCCTCGAGAAGGCCGCCGCCCCGCTCGGCGACGTCTGGGTCGTCGCACCCGATCGCGAGCAGAGCGCGACCAGCCACTCGCTCACCCTGCATCACCCGTTGCGCCCCGTGCAGCTCGGGCCGCAGCGCTGGCAGATCGACGGCACGCCCACCGACTGCGTGATGGTCGCCATCGAGGCGCTGCTCCCGCATCGCCCCGACTTCGTGCTGAGCGGCATCAACCATGGCCCCAACATGGGCGAGGACGTGCTCTACTCGGGCACCGTGGCCGCCGCGATGGAAGGGCTCGCCCTCGGCGTGCCGAGCATCGCCGTGTCGTTCGCCGGACGGATCCTGCGCTCCGACGATCACCTGCTCGAGGATCACATCCCCACGCTCACGCGCCTGCTCCAGCACCTCACGAGCCTCAACGCGTTCCCCGCAGACACGCTGCTGAACGTGAACATCCCGGCGGTCCCGGCCAACGAGGTGAAGGGCATCAAGCTCACGCGCCTCGGGCGTCGCGTCTTCTCCGACTCGCTCACGAAGATGAAGGACCCGTGGGGGCGCGAGATCGTCTGGATCGGCGGCGGCTCCGTCGCCTGGAGCGGCAGCGACGATTCCGACTTCCGCGCCGTGCGCGACGGCTACGTCTCGGTCACGCCGCTGCACCTCGACCTCACCGCCAAGGACCGGCTCGACGACGCGGAGCGCTGGTGGCGTCCCCTCTGA
- a CDS encoding protein-L-isoaspartate(D-aspartate) O-methyltransferase has translation MVASPLIRQFGGARRRLIEELQAKGIRDLAVLKAFDEVPRHLFVPTGVQHRAYEDAPLPIGHAQTISQPWVHAKYLELLQLTGEERVLEIGTGSGFQTALLTKLAGQVFTIERIAALAEEARVALKACGIEHVVQRVGDGTLGWKEFAPFDAILVGAASPDVPAPLLEQLAVGGQLLVPVGGREEQVLVRVRRTESGFERTRLDAMRFVPLIGAHGFEN, from the coding sequence CTGGTGGCGTCCCCTCTGATCCGGCAGTTCGGCGGGGCGCGCCGGCGCCTCATCGAGGAGCTGCAGGCGAAGGGGATCCGCGACCTCGCGGTGCTGAAGGCCTTCGACGAGGTGCCGCGCCACCTCTTCGTGCCCACCGGCGTGCAGCATCGCGCGTACGAGGATGCGCCGCTCCCCATCGGCCACGCACAGACCATCTCGCAACCGTGGGTGCACGCCAAGTACCTCGAGCTGCTGCAGCTCACCGGCGAGGAGCGCGTGCTCGAGATCGGGACCGGCTCCGGGTTCCAGACGGCGCTCCTCACCAAGCTCGCCGGACAGGTGTTCACCATCGAGCGGATCGCGGCGCTCGCCGAGGAGGCGCGCGTCGCGCTCAAGGCGTGCGGCATCGAGCACGTGGTGCAGCGCGTCGGCGATGGCACGCTCGGCTGGAAGGAGTTCGCCCCCTTCGATGCGATCCTCGTCGGGGCCGCGTCGCCCGACGTGCCGGCGCCGCTCCTCGAGCAGTTGGCGGTCGGCGGCCAGCTGCTGGTCCCCGTCGGCGGCCGCGAGGAGCAGGTCCTCGTCCGCGTGCGACGGACCGAGTCGGGCTTCGAGCGGACCCGGCTCGACGCGATGCGATTCGTGCCCCTCATCGGCGCCCACGGCTTCGAGAACTGA
- a CDS encoding adenine phosphoribosyltransferase: MTQHAPDLAAALSAAILHVPDFPKPGVGFKDITPVLHDPALFRRVTDAIAAHWRPAGITHVLAIESRGFLFGAPVAQALGAALVPLRKPGKLPRERVSERYALEYGTDALEIHADAVGAGARTLIVDDVLATGGTAAAAVRLAERCGADVAGVAVVIDLSFLPWREALEGRIVQALVRY; the protein is encoded by the coding sequence ATGACCCAGCACGCACCGGACCTCGCGGCGGCGCTCTCGGCGGCCATCCTCCACGTGCCCGACTTCCCCAAGCCGGGCGTCGGATTCAAGGACATCACCCCGGTCCTGCACGACCCCGCGCTCTTCCGGCGCGTCACCGACGCCATCGCCGCGCACTGGCGGCCGGCCGGCATCACCCACGTGCTGGCCATCGAGAGCCGGGGCTTCCTCTTCGGCGCGCCGGTCGCCCAGGCGCTCGGCGCGGCGCTCGTGCCGCTCCGGAAACCGGGGAAGCTCCCGCGCGAGCGTGTGTCGGAACGCTACGCGCTCGAGTACGGGACCGACGCCCTCGAAATCCATGCCGACGCCGTGGGCGCGGGGGCTCGCACCCTGATCGTCGACGACGTGCTGGCGACCGGTGGGACCGCGGCGGCCGCGGTGCGTCTCGCCGAGCGGTGCGGCGCGGATGTCGCCGGGGTGGCGGTCGTGATCGACCTCAGCTTCCTCCCGTGGCGCGAGGCGCTGGAAGGACGTATCGTGCAGGCATTGGTCCGGTACTGA
- a CDS encoding tetratricopeptide repeat protein — MYDYLSRLPRGAGPAAAITTDEHPMTNTGEAARPTPTIEAESLGELWIIHQKKILVGAIVVAASAGGFWLYQRSGQIKEEKGGLAYAAAEASFMGGNQAIAIPELEKVVSRYQGTTAGTQAAMLIAQSLMDQGKGPEAVTVLESALRSAPKALTAGVQSLIGAAYESQGKPTEAAAAYARAAAASAFVQDRDMHLIEQARNLVAANDLAGAEKIYAEMARREDSPFAGEARVRLGEVIGKK, encoded by the coding sequence GTGTACGACTACCTTTCACGGCTGCCGCGCGGCGCAGGGCCTGCCGCGGCCATCACCACCGACGAACACCCCATGACGAACACCGGAGAGGCGGCGCGCCCCACGCCGACCATCGAAGCCGAGTCCCTCGGCGAGCTGTGGATCATCCACCAGAAGAAGATCCTCGTCGGCGCGATCGTCGTCGCCGCCAGCGCGGGTGGGTTCTGGCTGTACCAGCGCTCCGGCCAGATCAAGGAAGAGAAGGGCGGCCTGGCCTACGCGGCCGCCGAAGCCTCCTTCATGGGTGGCAACCAGGCGATCGCGATCCCGGAGCTCGAGAAGGTCGTGAGCCGGTACCAGGGCACGACGGCCGGCACCCAGGCGGCGATGCTCATCGCCCAGTCGCTCATGGACCAGGGCAAGGGTCCGGAAGCCGTCACGGTCCTCGAGTCCGCCCTCCGGTCGGCGCCCAAGGCGCTCACGGCCGGGGTCCAGAGCCTGATCGGCGCGGCCTACGAGTCGCAGGGCAAGCCGACGGAAGCAGCCGCGGCGTACGCTCGGGCGGCCGCCGCATCGGCCTTCGTTCAGGACCGCGACATGCACCTGATCGAGCAGGCCCGGAATCTGGTCGCGGCGAACGACCTGGCCGGCGCCGAGAAGATCTACGCCGAGATGGCGCGTCGCGAGGACTCGCCCTTCGCCGGCGAGGCTCGGGTCCGCTTGGGTGAAGTGATCGGCAAGAAGTAG